The following DNA comes from Chloroflexota bacterium.
GCCTCATCCTCACGGATATTGCTCGGTCGGCTGGTTTGACCAAAACGCTCATCCGCAATAAACTGGGGCGCACGGGACGGAAATACTACGCATCGGTGCCCTGGTTCTTTCAACTGTCGGTGCCGGTCTCGGCCGTCATGCTGGCGGCGCTGGCGCTGACACCGGTTTGGCCGGCGCAAGCGGGCGGGGCGGCGGCCCTGTCCCTGGCAGCCATCTGGGTGCTGAACGCGCCGTTCTTGGCGTTCCTGGGCCGGACGCGAGGGATGCGTTTTCTTCTCCAGAGCGCGCTGTTCCTGCCGCTGAACTTGTGGGTTTCGGGTGTGGGGGCGCTGAAGGGGATCGTGGATTTTGCGCGCGGGGTGCGGTATTGAGCGCCGCGCTGGTGTTGACATAAGACTACATTGGCGGCCAGGAGCCATCCTGCCGCTGGAAAAGGGTGCGCACATGAGCGTTTGGAACTACTTGAAGTACACTCCTCGCATGTTCTACAAGCGCGGGGCGATGCCTCTCTACTTCGTCTTCTTCGTTACCGAGAACTGCAACGCCCATTGCAGTCACTGCTTACTGGGCCAGAGGACCGAATGGGTCAAGGACGAACTGACCGTGGACGAGATTGAGAAGATCTCGGCCTCCATGGGCGATATGCTGTTCTTCACGCCTACCGGCGGCGAGCCGTTTATCCGCAAGGACCTGGCCGAAATCGTCCACATCTTCAAGGTCAACAATCACGCCGCCAACGTGGGCATCCCCACCAACGGAAGCCTGACGGGCCGCATCGTGGAGACGACCGAGACGATGCTGCGCCAGAACCCCAACATTGACCTGCACATTGACGTGTCCATAGACGGCATCGGCGAGGATCACGACCGCATCCGCAATACGCCAGGGCTGTTTGACAAGGCGGTGCACACCTACAAGGAACTGCGGCGGCTGGAGAAGCACTATCCCAACTTCAGCGTGTGCGTCCAGATCACCGTCTCGGCGCTGAACCAGGATCGGCTGCTGCCGCTGTACGATTACCTGGGCAAGGAACTGGGCGTCAACACGGTGTTCACGCTGCTCACGCGGGGCGAGCCGGCTGACCCCATGACCAAGGATTTTGACATCGCCCGCTACGAGGAACTGCATCGGGCGCTGGAGCGCGACAACAAGGCGCGGATTCTGTCGGGTTACTACAAGATGCCGTTCTCGGACGTGCTCAACGCCAAGCGCATCGTGCGCCCGCGCATCATCGCCAAGACGGTGCGCGAGAACCGCTATCAGATTCCGTGCTACGCGGGCACGCTGGGCGGGGCCATGTTCAGCCGGGGGCAGGTGTTGCCGTGCGAGGTGCGCCCCGACCGCATGATCGCCAACGTGCGCGACTATGACTACGACTTCGGCAAGGTCTGGTTCAGCCGGCGCGCTGACGAGATGCGCCGCGACATCCGCGAGACCAAATGCTTCTGCACCTACGAGTGCTTCCTGACGGTGAATATCCTGTTCAACCCGCTGGTTCTGCCCCAGGTGTTCAAGGAATACCTGGCCCTGAAGGCAGCCAAGGTGCGCCACCGCATTTCGCCGCTGGAATCGGGCCGACTGCACGATGGCGTCGCCACGCCTGCGCACGAGGAGTAACGCATGTACAAAGGGCATCGCATCTCGGTGGTAACCCCGTGCTACAACGAAGAGGCAGGCGTGGCGATCATCCTCAGCGATATGCCTGCGTGCGTGGATGAGGTCATCGTGGTGGACAACAACTCCACCGACCGCACGGCAGAGGTGGCGCGGCGCCTGGGCGCTCGCGTTGTCGTGGAGGCGAAGCAGGGCTACGGCGCGGCCTACAAGACCGGCTTCCAACACGCCACCGGAGACATTATCGTTACGATGGACGGCGACGGCACCTATCCGCGCGGGTTCATCCCCCTGCTGCTGGACGTGCTGCTGGACGAGAATCTGGACTTCATCACGTGCGACCGCACGGGCCACAAGAGCCGCGGTACGGGCACGCCCCTTCGCGTGTTCGGCAATTGGCTGCTGGGCGTGGTGCAGGCGGCGCTGTTCTGGTTTTACCTCAAAGATTCGCAGTCGGGGATGTGGGTCTTTCGCCGCGACATCTTGCCCCTGCTGGATCTGACCAGCGACGGCATGGCGCTGTCGGAGGAACTCAAGATAGAAGCCTTCACGCGCAAAGAACTCAAGTGCGCCGAGGTTCCCATCTACTACCGCCCGCGGGTGGGCGAGAGCAAACTCAACCTGTGGCGGGATGGGTTTCAGAATCTCGCATTCCTGTTTCGCAAGAAGGCCACCCACCTGCTCCGGGGGAGAAAGCCCGCGCCCGCGGGGTGGAGGGCTGCGCCCTCGCCAGCCCCGGCCAACCCTGCCACGGAGTAGCGCCCATGCGCCGCGGGCTGAATCGTTTCCTACGTTCAGTTCGGCGGCACGGCGTTGCGGTTGCGTTGTTCGCCGCCCTCCCCGTGGCGATGACGTACCCGCTCGTAACGGTCATAGACCGAGCGATCCCCGGCCCGCCCTGGGATAACCTGGGATGGCTGTACGACATCTGGTACCTGCGCCAGGCCATGATGGGTAAGGCGGCGCTGCTGTTCAACCCCAACATCTTCCACCCGTTCGGCTACAACCTGACGCTTTCGGAGACGATGATCGCCAACAAGTTGCTGTTGGCCCCGCTCCTGCTGGTCTTCACCCCCACGGTGGCGTACAACGTGTTCGTACTGCTGACGTTTTTCCTCACCAGCGTGGCGACCTACGCGCTTGTCCTGTATCTCACGCGGAGCCGCGCGGCGGGCGTGTTCGCCGCTGTGGCGTTCGCCTACGCGCCGTACCGCATCGGCGCCATGGCCGCGGGCTGGCTCCCGCTCATCGCCACGCAGTGGCTGCCCCTGCTGTTCCTGTTCCTGGAGCGGTGGCTACGGGGCCGCCGTGCGCGGGACGCGGCCCTGGCCGGGTGCTTCCTGGCCCTGAACGCGCTATCGTCGTGGTACTATGCTTACATTGTGGGGATTTCGGCGGCGCTGTATCTGCTGTGGCGGCTGTGGCCGTGGAAGGCGACCTTCGCGCGGCGGCAGACGTGGCTGCACCTGGCGGCGATGGCGGCGGTTACGGCGGTGCTGGTGCTGCCGGCGGCCCTCCCTGCGCTGCACACTGCCCAGAGCGGCCTGGCCTGGTCGCTGGGCGATGTGGAGAAGTGGTCCGCGAGCCTCGAAGACTTCTTCTACCCGAACATCTACCACCCGCTGTGGGGGCGCTGGTTTCTGGAGCGGCGCGCGGAGGTCCCCGCGTACCCGTGGTATGCGCCTGGGTTCGTGTTCGTGGGATTTGTGCCGCTGGTTCTAGCGTGGCTGGCGTGGCGACGGCGTTCGGGGCGGTTCGTGTCGGGCCTGGCGCTGATCGCGGGGGTGGCCTTCGTGATGGCCCTGGGCACGACGCTGCACGTGGGCGGTGCGCGGCTATACGTGCCCGTGCCCGACGGCGTGGATCGCCTGTTCGCCAAAGGCATGTATTTTCTCACCGAGCGACTGGCCCTCAACCCGGTGTCGTACTATTCCCTGCACCGGCCGGGGGCGATTCCCATTCCCCTGCCGGCGCTGCTGGTCTATCTGTTCCTGCCCTTCGGCAGCGCCATGCGCACGCTGTACCGATTCGGCCTCATCACGACGTTCGGGGTCGCCATCCTGGGCGGGGTGGGCCTGGCATCGGTGCTGCGGAGGGGGCGGATCGGGCACCTTTTGGTGGTGGGGGCGCTGACCGCGCTCGTGCTGCTTGAGTTTCTGGTGGTGCCGTTGCCCTTCGGCTACTCGGCCACTACGCCAGGGCCGCTGGAGGACTATCTGGCGACGTTGCCCGCTGACGCCGTGCTGATGCGATTCCCGCTGGTGGCCGCATGGAACGGCGACGCGCTGTACCGCTCGTCGCTGCACGGGCGGAGGATCGCCTACGGCCACGGAACGTTCTACCCGCCCGCGTATATGGCGTATGGCGACGTGCTGGACCGCTTCCCGTCGCCCGAGTGCGTTGCGCTTCTGCAGGCGTGGGGCGTTACGCATGTGCTTGTGGGCGAGCGCAGTTACGACGCGGGCTGGGGGGACGTGCGGGGGCAGACGTGGGCCACCGTGGAGGAAGGCATCCTGCGCGATGGCCGCCTGCGCGAGGTGGCCGTGGTGGAAGAAGCGCCGAAGTGGCTGGGCGAGAGCGTGAGCGGGCGGATTCGCGGGAACCTGGCCGTGAACCCCATCCTGCAGGATCGGGTGCACGTGTACGAACTTGCGCCGCGCTAGGATGGGCCGGGCCGTTCCCTCTCCCGCTGGGAGAGGGCTAGGGTGAGGGGTGTTCGGATCGCGAAGGACACGAAAGGGCGCGAAAGCCACGAAAGGCACGACCGCACATGCGCGTGCCGCACGGGGCTAAACCCCCGCGCTACGGGGGCTAACGCTAGCCCGCAGGGCTTCGCCCGTTGAGCCCGATGCTTCAGCGTCGGGCGGGCATGCCGCGCACCTCACCCCCAGCCTTCGGCATCCCCCTCGCCGTGAGCAGGGGACGTGGAGCAAATTGGCAATTTGCTCCACGCGGGTGGGGCCGCATCGCCGCGCGGGGCTAAACCCCCGCGCTACGGGGGCAAAGCCCCTTCGGGGCTATTGCATTCGTGCCGATTCGTGTTATTCGTGGATGGCCGTGGCTGGCGCGGCGCACCCTCGGCCTTCGGCCTCCCCCTCGCCGCCAGCGGAGAGGGGGAACGAGGGGGTGAGGTCAGTACGCGCGGGCTAAACCCCCGCGCTACGGGGGCAAAGCCCCCTTCGGGGGCTAGCGCTAGCCCGCAGGGCTTCGCCCGTTGAGCCCGATGCTTCAGCGTCGGGCGTGCGTGCGGGCCAATCCGTGACCCTCTGCGCCCTCGGCGGTCTCGGCGGTGAAATTCGGCCGCCCCACCCTCGGCGGCGGGTCGCAACAAAAAACAGCCTGCCGCGAACATGCCGCAGCAGGCTGCTGCCGTGCAGAATGGTGCGCCTGGCCGTTTCGCACAGGCAGGCGCGCTATTGCATTCGGGCGTACAGGGGTTCCCTGGGCTCGGCGGGCATCCAGTGGAGCAGTTGGCCCGCGAATTCGGCCAGCGAGTGCGCGCGGATTCTGGACACCACCTCCACGTCCTCCGGCGCAAGGCCGAACTGTCGCGCCGCGCGCCCCGGATTGTTCAGCAGCGCCTGGCAGAACTCGCCGTCGGTTACCGCCGCGCCCACGAGCACGTTCAGGATTTCGGCAGTCATAGGTCTCTCCTTCTTCGGATTACCACCCTAAGCAAAGCGATAGGGGGCAAAGGCGAACCGCCTGCAACGCAATTGCCTATTGGAGCCTCATGATTGTGCGAACCCGCGAGGCCTGCAATGATCGCTGCGTCTAGAACTCGGACGATGCAACCGCGTTGGCTTGGGTGGCCCGGACGGTGTTCCCTGGCACCCCCGAAGGCCCCCCACCGAGCAGTCTCCCTTGCCCCCTATACGGGGGTTCGCCGCGCTAGACTTTGCGGCGCTGGGAATCGTGATAGATTGTCAGACTAAGCGCCGGGGCCGCTGGGGCCGGTGGGCGCGCTGCCCGCGATGATGAGTCCGATGAGTCCGAGCACAAGCCACGCGACCTTGGCGTAGCGGGGGTCGGCGAGTTTGGCGAACAGGTTCTTCATGGCAACTTCCTCCTGCGAGTGTTCAGGGTATCGCCGGACTAGGCGCCGGGGCCGCTGGGGCCGGTGGGCGCGCTGCCCGCGATGATGAGGCCGATGAGTCCGAGCACAAGCCACGCGACCTTGGCGTAGCGGGGGTCGGCGAGTTTGGCGAACAGGTTCTTCATGGCAACTTCCTCCTGCGATTTCTTGTTTCTGCCACCACTATATACTAGGGGTCCTCACATGGCACTCACATAGACCTCACTTTAGGGGTGGATACGTTAAGGTTTCTGAACGTAAAGCGGGATTCCATGGGGCACTGATGCCATGCGGGCATTCTGCGAGGACGCGGAGCGCCCAAAGCAATCGCAAAACGCCTCGTGGGGCTTGCCTCGCCCCTCCGAGGCTCACATAAAGAACGCCAACAAGTCCCGCAGCCGACTCTACCCTTCTCGGAGTTGTTCACAGCGACCGAATGTGCTATACTATCATCAGGAGGGTGAAAATGAAGCATTTTGTCGCCATATCGGACTTCACACCGGAAGAAATCCAGCATATTTTGGACGTGGCAGTCCAACTCAAGGTGGAATGGAAGCAGGGGGGCAACCGTCCCATCCTCCAGGGCAAGACCCTGGCCATGGTCTTCCAGAAGCCATCGCTACGCACCCGCGTCTCCTTTGAGATGGCCATGCACCAACTGGGCGGGTATGCGTTCTACCTGTCGCCCGACGAGATCGGGCTTGGGAAGCGCGAGAGCGTGGCCGACGTGGCCCGCGTGCTCAGCCGCTACGTGGACTGCATCATGGCGCGCGTCTTTGATCATAGGCACATAGAGGAACTGGCTGCCTATTCGCGCGTGCCGGTCATCAACGGCCTGTCGGACTACAATCATCCGTGCCAGGCGATGGCCGACCTGCTCACCGTCATGGAGAAGAAGGGCAACCTGAAGGGCCTGACCCTGGCGTTCGTGGGCGACGGCAACAACGTGGCCACGTCGCTGGCTTTTGCGACGGCGCAGGTGGGCATGAACTTCGCCATCGCGACGCCCCCGGGCTACGAACTGCCGCAGGCGGTGGTGGAGAAGGCGCAGACCCTTGCCCAACGCACGGGCAGCCGCATCCTGACCACCCACGACCCGACCGAGGCTGTGCGGGGCGCGGATGTCATCTATACCGACGTCTGGACCAGCATGGGCCAGGAGAAGGAGCGCGAGCAGCGCCTCAAGGTGTTCCCGCCGTATCAGGTCAACGCGGCGCTGGTGGCGCTGGCGAAGCCCGACGTCATCGTGGAGCATTGCCTGCCCGCGCACCGAGGCGAGGAGATCACCGACGAAGTGGCCGACGGCCCTCATTCGGTGTTGTTTGACCAGGCCGAGAACCGCATGCATGCCCAGAAGGCGATTCTCGCCATCCTGTTGGGGGGAATGTAGAGGGGCGGGGCGACTATCGCGGATAGCGAGGTTGGATGTGGCAGGCCGACGCAATATCTACGAGAAGCACCTGAAAGCCGGGCACGACTACGCGTGGGATGGGCGCTGGGACAAGGCGGCGGAGCAGTATCGCCTGGCCCTGGCCGAGTTTCCCGAAGAGCCGCCTGCGCTGGTGGCCCTTGCCCAGGCGTATCGCGAACTGGGCCGGCGCGATGAGGCCGCCCAGGTGTACCGCACCCTTGTCCGAATCTCCCCGCGCGACCCCGTCCCGCTGATGCACCTGGCCCAATTGGAGACGGAACAGGGGCATCTGGAACAGGCGGTGGATACCTACATGGCGCTGGCCGAGTTGCACCGCAACGCCGGCGACATCCGGCAGGCCGTGGCCGCGTGGGAGCAGGTTGTCCGACTGTCGCCCGACCACATCGCCGCCCGACAGCGCCTTGCCGCCGCCTACGCCCAATTGCGCGCCGTGGACAGGGCGGTGGAGCAGCACCTGGCCTTGGCGGGCATTCTCCAGCGCATGGGGCAGGTGGAGAAGGCCATCCAGCAGTGCCGCGAGGCGCTGCGCCTGTCGCCGTCCAGCGTGGCGGCCCGCAACATGATGGAGATGCTCCGCGAGGGGACCGAAGCCGAGCCTGCCGCCGCGGCGGAGCCTCAGGAAACGCCCGCCGCCGAAATCCTCACGCCCGCCGCCGAGACCCAGCGCAAGGCCCTCACCGACCTGGCCGGCGCGCTGTTTGAGGAGAGGCCCGCCCAGGCCGCGCCCCAGGGCGAGCCCCCGACCCAGGTGGCCGACAGGGCTTCCGTGGATGCGCTCATCAGCCAGGCCATTGACTTTCAGACGCGCGGCCTGGTGGACGAGGCCATCGCCAGTTACCTGCGCCTCCTGAAGATGGGCGAGGACCGGCCCGCCATTCACTTCAACCTGGGCCTCCTGTTCCAGCAACAGTTGCGGTTTGAGGATGCCATTGAGCATCTCCTGCGCTCGGTCAAGGCCCCCGAATACCGCCTGGGCAGCCATTTTGCGCTGGGCCAGTGCTATCGCGCCCAGGGGCAGGTGGGCCTTTCCATTGAGCACTTCCTGGAGGTCCTCAAGATCGTGGACCTGCAGACCGTGGCCCGCGACCAGGCGGATGATCTCATCCAGTTGTACGAGAACCTGGCCGAGAGTTACCAGGTCCAGGGCGACGCGGAAAAGGCCAAATCGTTCGCGGATTCGCTGGTGCAGTTTCTCAGCAGCAAGGGCTGGCAGGATAAGGTGCGCGAGGCCCGGAAGCGCCTGGGCGGGGCGGGCGAGGGCATAACCGTGAGCATGGCCGAACTCCTGGAGGCCGAGGAGTCGGACGAGGTGCTGCGGGCGCTGTCGCTGGGCCAGGAGTATCTCAAGCGTGGGCTGCTGGCCGCCGCCGCTGACGAGTGCTATCGGGCGGTGGGCCTGGCTCCGGACTACCTGCCCGCGCACCTGAAACTGGCGGATGTCTGGCTTCAGATGGGCGACATCGCGCGCGCAGCCGACAAGTATCGGCTGGTGGCCGACCTGTACGCGTTGCGGGGCGACCCGAAGCGCGCCGTGGCGGTGTATCGCCGCCTTCTGCAGATCAACGCCGCCGACACCGAGGCCCGCGCCGTGTGCATTCGGCTGCTCTTGCAGCAGGGCGAGTACGAGGCGGCGCTGGAGGAGTACATCGCGCAGATTCAGATGCTGGCCCGCGTGGCGCAAGTGGATCAGGCCCTCGCGCTCGCCCAGGAGGCGCAGGCCCTCATCCAGCAGCATGGGCTTGCCCCCCGCTGGCAGGCCGCCGTTCTCCATCAGGTCGGCGAGATTCAGGTGGGCCGCGTGCAGTGGAAGGCGGCCCTGGAGACCTACCGGCAGATTGCGGCGCTGTCGCCCGCCGACGAGCGCGCCCGCGTGCGCCTGGTGGACCTCTACTACAAACTCGGCCAGGAGGCCGAAGCCCTCGCGCAGTTGAACGAACTCCTCGCCCTGTACCGCGAGCGCGGCGAGCACAACCGCATGATCAGCGTGCTGCGCGAACTGGCCGACCTGCGCCCCGATGCTCCGGATCTGCACCGCTTGCTGGCGCAGGCGTATCAGGTGGCGGGGAGAATGGCCGAAGCCGTGCAGGAACTGGATTGGCTGTCCCGCCTGTATTGGGAGGCGGGCGAGGTCGCCCAGGCGCGGGCGGCGGTTGAGGACATCATTGCCCTCAACCCCCACAACGTGGAGACGTTCAGGGCGCGCCTGCGCCAAATGGGCGGATAATGTTTCATACACACGCGCCGCGAGCGTAACTTGCGGCGTTCTCGGGCGTTTTGGCATCGGGCAGGAGAAGAAGAGGCAACCCGTGTCGGACTTGTTGTGGACCCTATCCCAACTGGATATTCGGGCGGCGGTGGACATTCTGCTGGTCGCCCTGGTGTTTTGGGGGCTGCTCCAGTTGATCCAGCGCACGCAGGCGGTGCAACTGCTGCGCGGAGTGGTTCTGGTGGTCCTGGCCGCTGCGCTGCTCACCAGCGTGTTTCGGCTCACGGCCTTCTCGTGGCTCATGGGCAAGGCGGTGCCCGCGCTCCTGCTGGCCGTGCCGGTCATCTTCCAGCCGGAACTGCGGCGGGCGCTGGAACGCCTGGGCAGAGCCGGCGCGTTCGCCAATCGTCCGGGCGCCGAACCCCTGGTCAAGCAAGTGATTCGGCAGGTGGCCCGCGCCAGCGCCCTGCTGTCGGACCGACGCCATGGCGCGCTGATCGTGCTGGAGCGCGACACCGGCCTGCAGGAGTACGTGGATACCGGCGTGCGGGTGGACGCTGCCCTCACGACGGAACTCCTGCTCACGATCTTTTTCCCCAATACGGCCCTGCACGATGGCGCGGTCATCGTTCGGGGCGACCGAGTGGTGGCGGCCGGTTGTGTCCTGCCCCTGGCCACGGGTACGGCGGTGGACTACCGACTGGGCACCCGCCACCGTGCCGCTCTGGGGCTGACCGAACAGACCGACGCCGTGGTGGTCGTCGTGTCCGAGGAGACCGGCATCATCTCCGTGGTCCACAACGCGCGGATGATCCGCCGCCTGGACGAGAATCGCCTGGTGAAGGTGTTGGATGCCATCTATCTCCCGTCGCGGCCAGTGCAGGTAACGCGGGCGCGGCAACTGGCTCGCATGCTCAAACGGGTGGGCCTGGGCGCGCGCGCGTGGCTTGGGCGCGTCGCTCGCTTGCTCCCGCGGCCCAACAAACGCTCTTCGTAGGTCGGGTATCATGCGCAATGTCTTTGAGAACATCGCCAGCGCCCTACTGGCGCTCATTCTGGCCCTTCTCGTGTGGGTGGCTGCCGTCAACGAGCAAAACCCCATGATTTCGGGCGTGTTCGGCGAGCCGATACCCGTAGAGGTCGTGAACAAGCCCGAGGGCCTGGACTTCGTCAACCCTGTGCAGATTACCGAGTACGTGCAGGTGAGCATCCGCGCCCCGCGCTCCGTTTGGAATACGCTCAAGGGGGCCGACTTCCACGCGCTGGTGGACCTGGCGGGGCTGAAGGAGGGCGCGCACGACCTGCCCATCACCGTCAAGTGCGCGGAACCGGCGGTCCGCGTGGAGAGCGTCCAGCCTTCGCGCATGACCATTCGGCTGGAGCGGGTCATGGAGAAAGTCTTTGAGGTCAAGGTGCGCATCATGGACGATCCCGCGCTGGGCTACGAGGCGCGGACGCCCACCGTAGAGCCACCGACGGTGAAGGTCATCGGGCCGGCTTCCCGCGTGGCCCAGGTGCAGTCGGTCGTGGCCGACGTGTACCTGCGCCGCACGAAGACCTCTATCCAGCGGGACATCGTCGTTTCGGCGCGGGACGCCCAGGACAACCCCGTGGCTCTGCTGACCGCCATTGAGCCGTCGCAGGTGTCGGTTACGGTGCCGGTGGAGCAGAAACTGGGCTACCGCGATGTGTCGGTCAGCGTGATCCGCAAAGGGCAGGTGGCCCGCGGCTACCGCATCACCGGCATCTCGGTGGACCCGTCCATCGTTACCATCGTGGGCAGCCCGCTGGCGGTGTCGCAACTGCCGGGGTACGTGGAGACGCTGCCGCTGGACATCACGGGCGCTACCTCGGACATCAAGGCGCGCATCGGGATTGTGC
Coding sequences within:
- a CDS encoding radical SAM protein: MSVWNYLKYTPRMFYKRGAMPLYFVFFVTENCNAHCSHCLLGQRTEWVKDELTVDEIEKISASMGDMLFFTPTGGEPFIRKDLAEIVHIFKVNNHAANVGIPTNGSLTGRIVETTETMLRQNPNIDLHIDVSIDGIGEDHDRIRNTPGLFDKAVHTYKELRRLEKHYPNFSVCVQITVSALNQDRLLPLYDYLGKELGVNTVFTLLTRGEPADPMTKDFDIARYEELHRALERDNKARILSGYYKMPFSDVLNAKRIVRPRIIAKTVRENRYQIPCYAGTLGGAMFSRGQVLPCEVRPDRMIANVRDYDYDFGKVWFSRRADEMRRDIRETKCFCTYECFLTVNILFNPLVLPQVFKEYLALKAAKVRHRISPLESGRLHDGVATPAHEE
- a CDS encoding glycosyltransferase family 2 protein, with product MYKGHRISVVTPCYNEEAGVAIILSDMPACVDEVIVVDNNSTDRTAEVARRLGARVVVEAKQGYGAAYKTGFQHATGDIIVTMDGDGTYPRGFIPLLLDVLLDENLDFITCDRTGHKSRGTGTPLRVFGNWLLGVVQAALFWFYLKDSQSGMWVFRRDILPLLDLTSDGMALSEELKIEAFTRKELKCAEVPIYYRPRVGESKLNLWRDGFQNLAFLFRKKATHLLRGRKPAPAGWRAAPSPAPANPATE
- the argF gene encoding ornithine carbamoyltransferase, which translates into the protein MCYTIIRRVKMKHFVAISDFTPEEIQHILDVAVQLKVEWKQGGNRPILQGKTLAMVFQKPSLRTRVSFEMAMHQLGGYAFYLSPDEIGLGKRESVADVARVLSRYVDCIMARVFDHRHIEELAAYSRVPVINGLSDYNHPCQAMADLLTVMEKKGNLKGLTLAFVGDGNNVATSLAFATAQVGMNFAIATPPGYELPQAVVEKAQTLAQRTGSRILTTHDPTEAVRGADVIYTDVWTSMGQEKEREQRLKVFPPYQVNAALVALAKPDVIVEHCLPAHRGEEITDEVADGPHSVLFDQAENRMHAQKAILAILLGGM
- a CDS encoding tetratricopeptide repeat protein, with the translated sequence MAGRRNIYEKHLKAGHDYAWDGRWDKAAEQYRLALAEFPEEPPALVALAQAYRELGRRDEAAQVYRTLVRISPRDPVPLMHLAQLETEQGHLEQAVDTYMALAELHRNAGDIRQAVAAWEQVVRLSPDHIAARQRLAAAYAQLRAVDRAVEQHLALAGILQRMGQVEKAIQQCREALRLSPSSVAARNMMEMLREGTEAEPAAAAEPQETPAAEILTPAAETQRKALTDLAGALFEERPAQAAPQGEPPTQVADRASVDALISQAIDFQTRGLVDEAIASYLRLLKMGEDRPAIHFNLGLLFQQQLRFEDAIEHLLRSVKAPEYRLGSHFALGQCYRAQGQVGLSIEHFLEVLKIVDLQTVARDQADDLIQLYENLAESYQVQGDAEKAKSFADSLVQFLSSKGWQDKVREARKRLGGAGEGITVSMAELLEAEESDEVLRALSLGQEYLKRGLLAAAADECYRAVGLAPDYLPAHLKLADVWLQMGDIARAADKYRLVADLYALRGDPKRAVAVYRRLLQINAADTEARAVCIRLLLQQGEYEAALEEYIAQIQMLARVAQVDQALALAQEAQALIQQHGLAPRWQAAVLHQVGEIQVGRVQWKAALETYRQIAALSPADERARVRLVDLYYKLGQEAEALAQLNELLALYRERGEHNRMISVLRELADLRPDAPDLHRLLAQAYQVAGRMAEAVQELDWLSRLYWEAGEVAQARAAVEDIIALNPHNVETFRARLRQMGG
- a CDS encoding TIGR00159 family protein, which produces MSDLLWTLSQLDIRAAVDILLVALVFWGLLQLIQRTQAVQLLRGVVLVVLAAALLTSVFRLTAFSWLMGKAVPALLLAVPVIFQPELRRALERLGRAGAFANRPGAEPLVKQVIRQVARASALLSDRRHGALIVLERDTGLQEYVDTGVRVDAALTTELLLTIFFPNTALHDGAVIVRGDRVVAAGCVLPLATGTAVDYRLGTRHRAALGLTEQTDAVVVVVSEETGIISVVHNARMIRRLDENRLVKVLDAIYLPSRPVQVTRARQLARMLKRVGLGARAWLGRVARLLPRPNKRSS